A genomic stretch from Eptesicus fuscus isolate TK198812 chromosome 15, DD_ASM_mEF_20220401, whole genome shotgun sequence includes:
- the BARX1 gene encoding homeobox protein BarH-like 1 — MQRPGEPGAVRFGPPEGCVDHRPHRYRSFMIEEILTEPPGPKGAAPAAAAAAAAGELLKFGVQALLAARPFHSHLAVLKAEQAAVFKFPLAPLGCSGLGSALLAAGPGLPSVAGAPHLPLELQLRGKLEAPGGGEPGTKAKKGRRSRTVFTELQLMGLEKRFEKQKYLSTPDRIDLAESLGLSQLQVKTWYQNRRMKWKKIVLQGGGLESPTKPKGRPKKNSIPTSEQLSEQERAKEAEKPEKPADAPGEASDKGRED, encoded by the exons ATGCAGCGGCCGGGGGAGCCGGGCGCTGTGCGCTTCGGGCCGCCCGAGGGCTGCGTCGACCACAGGCCGCACCGCTACCGCAGCTTCATGATCGAGGAGATCCTCACTGAGCCGCCGGGGCCCAAGGgcgccgcgcccgccgccgctgccgccgccgccgcgggcgaGCTGCTCAAGTTCGGCGTGCAGGCGCTGCTGGCCGCGCGGCCCTTCCACAGCCACCTGG CCGTGTTGAAGGCCGAGCAGGCGGCGGTGTTTAAATTCCCGCTGGCGCCGCTCGGCTGTTCCGGGCTGGGCTCCGCGCTGCTGGCCGCGGGGCCCGGGCTGCCCAGTGTGGCGGGCGCGCCGCACCTGCCCCTGGAGCTGCAGCTCCGCGGGAAGCTGGAGGCCCCGGGCGGCGGGGAGCCGGGCACCAAGGCCAAGAAGGGGCGTCGGAGCCGCACGGTGTTCACCGAGCTGCAGCTGATGGGCCTAGAGAAACGCTTCGAGAAGCAGAAGTACCTCTCCACCCCGGACAG AATAGATCTCGCCGAGTCCCTGGGCCTGAGTCAGTTGCAGGTGAAGACTTGGTACCAGAATCGGAGGATGAAGTGGAAGAAAATA GTGCTGCAGGGCGGCGGCCTGGAGTCCCCCACCAAGCCCAAGGGGCGGCCCAAGAAGAACTCCATCCCCACCAGCGAGCAGCTTAGCGAGCAGGAACGCGCCAAGGAAGCGGAGAAGCCGGAGAAGCCGGCGGACGCGCCCGGCGAGGCCAGCGACAAGGGCCGCGAGGACTGA